The following coding sequences lie in one Streptomyces lydicus genomic window:
- a CDS encoding inositol-3-phosphate synthase, translating to MPAHKTDTGRTGVWLVGARGSVATTTVVGALAIRAGLAGTGGMVTELEPFAEAGLPGVDELVFGGHDVAEVPWGKKAEALAEAGVLPARLVQALAGDLAEAERELRPAPASGHAGRDAELIAADLASFAERHDLERVVVVHVASTEPAAASHPAHQNVDTLAAALKKGEAVLPASSLYAWAAMSAGCGFVDFTPSTGARLPALAQLAERQRVPSAGRDGKTGETLVKSVLAPMFACRNLRVGSWSSVNLLGGGDGATLAEPGANASKTASKAEVLQATLGYLPEGGVRIDEVPDLGDAKTAWDLVTFTGFLGARMRLDFTWSGIDSALAGPLVLDLARLTARAHQRGRTGALDDLAFFFKDPHGHAAHDLSSQWQRLCHFATDLAAPATVPAA from the coding sequence ATGCCTGCACACAAGACGGACACGGGCCGCACGGGCGTGTGGCTGGTCGGTGCGCGCGGGTCGGTGGCGACCACCACGGTGGTCGGAGCGCTGGCGATCCGGGCGGGCCTGGCCGGCACCGGCGGCATGGTGACCGAGCTGGAACCGTTCGCGGAGGCGGGCCTGCCCGGCGTCGACGAGCTGGTCTTCGGCGGCCACGATGTCGCCGAGGTGCCGTGGGGGAAGAAGGCCGAGGCCCTGGCGGAGGCCGGGGTGCTCCCGGCCCGCCTGGTCCAGGCCCTGGCCGGGGACCTCGCCGAGGCGGAGCGTGAGCTGCGTCCGGCGCCGGCCAGCGGGCACGCGGGCCGGGACGCCGAGCTGATCGCCGCAGACCTGGCCTCGTTCGCCGAACGCCACGACCTGGAGCGCGTGGTGGTCGTGCACGTCGCGTCCACCGAGCCGGCCGCCGCATCGCACCCGGCCCACCAGAACGTCGACACGCTGGCCGCCGCCCTGAAGAAGGGCGAGGCGGTGTTGCCGGCGAGCTCGCTGTACGCGTGGGCGGCCATGAGCGCGGGCTGCGGCTTCGTGGACTTCACCCCGTCGACCGGGGCGCGACTTCCCGCACTGGCGCAGCTCGCCGAGCGGCAGCGGGTGCCGTCCGCGGGCCGGGACGGCAAGACCGGGGAGACGCTGGTCAAGAGCGTACTGGCCCCGATGTTCGCGTGCCGGAACCTGCGGGTGGGCTCGTGGTCGTCGGTGAACCTGCTCGGCGGCGGGGACGGAGCCACCCTGGCCGAGCCCGGAGCGAACGCGTCCAAGACCGCCAGCAAGGCCGAGGTGCTTCAAGCCACGCTGGGCTACCTGCCCGAGGGCGGCGTGCGCATCGACGAGGTCCCCGACCTGGGAGATGCGAAGACCGCGTGGGACCTGGTGACGTTCACCGGGTTCCTCGGCGCCCGGATGCGCTTGGACTTCACCTGGTCCGGCATCGACTCCGCACTGGCCGGCCCCTTGGTGCTGGACCTGGCCCGCCTGACCGCCCGCGCCCACCAGAGGGGCCGGACCGGCGCGCTTGACGACCTGGCGTTCTTCTTCAAGGACCCCCACGGGCACGCGGCGCACGACCTGTCCTCCCAGTGGCAGCGGCTGTGCCACTTCGCCACCGACCTCGCCGCCCCCGCCACCGTTCCGGCCGCCTGA
- a CDS encoding methionine adenosyltransferase, protein MDRSNLTYVPAAARRADEPFEIVERKGHGHPDTLADALGEHLSAVYSRYTQEHFGAVLHHQFDKTGILGGRVQVGFGGGQMLSPVRVLLCGRASGSFAGEPIPVREMLTDATRAFFADRFPMLDVEQDLRLLYEASQGDSPGGIGEKDAANVRSRWFAPQSLTDLPELKKLACNDTSSGAAFSPPTPTEQLVLDVEEVLAGHEQPAWLGSDIKVMAHRTGSVVNLTCAVPQIAAHVPDLDTYVANRETARAALAQHAAERYPDLQVQIWLNTRDDEQRPELYLTHTGSSIETGDEGLVGRGNRYGGLISAMRPFTMEGICGKNPVYHTGKVYCVAADLIASGIHGELGHGAEVLLVGQSGRELTDPWAAVVRVEPAAGGGPAPDVEAVAPLVDKALAALPGSVPDILAGSYRMH, encoded by the coding sequence ATGGACCGCAGCAACCTCACTTACGTGCCCGCCGCCGCCCGCCGGGCGGACGAGCCGTTCGAGATCGTCGAGCGCAAAGGCCACGGCCACCCCGACACCCTCGCCGACGCGCTCGGCGAACACCTCTCGGCCGTCTACTCCCGCTACACCCAAGAGCACTTCGGTGCCGTGCTGCACCACCAGTTCGACAAGACCGGCATCCTCGGCGGCCGGGTCCAGGTCGGCTTCGGTGGCGGGCAGATGCTCAGCCCCGTCCGCGTCCTGCTCTGCGGCCGCGCCTCCGGCTCGTTCGCCGGCGAGCCGATCCCGGTGCGCGAGATGCTCACCGACGCCACCCGCGCCTTCTTCGCCGACCGGTTCCCCATGCTGGACGTCGAGCAGGATCTGCGGCTGCTCTACGAGGCCAGCCAGGGCGACAGCCCCGGCGGCATCGGCGAGAAGGACGCGGCGAACGTGCGGAGCCGCTGGTTCGCCCCCCAGTCTCTGACCGACCTGCCGGAGCTGAAGAAGCTGGCGTGCAACGACACGTCCTCCGGCGCGGCGTTCTCCCCGCCCACCCCGACCGAGCAGCTCGTCCTCGACGTCGAGGAGGTCCTCGCTGGGCACGAGCAGCCGGCCTGGCTGGGGAGCGACATCAAGGTCATGGCCCACCGGACCGGATCGGTGGTGAACCTGACCTGCGCGGTGCCGCAGATCGCCGCCCACGTCCCCGACCTCGACACCTACGTCGCCAACCGGGAGACGGCCCGCGCCGCACTCGCCCAGCACGCCGCGGAGCGCTACCCCGATCTTCAGGTGCAGATCTGGCTGAACACCCGCGACGACGAGCAGCGCCCGGAGCTGTACCTCACCCATACCGGCTCCTCGATCGAGACCGGTGACGAGGGACTGGTGGGGCGGGGCAACCGCTACGGCGGGCTGATCTCGGCGATGCGCCCGTTCACCATGGAGGGCATCTGCGGCAAGAACCCCGTCTACCACACCGGCAAGGTCTACTGCGTGGCCGCCGACCTGATCGCCAGCGGCATCCACGGCGAGCTCGGGCACGGCGCCGAAGTGCTGCTGGTGGGGCAGAGCGGCCGAGAGCTGACCGACCCGTGGGCCGCGGTGGTGCGCGTCGAACCCGCGGCCGGCGGAGGACCTGCCCCGGACGTGGAGGCGGTGGCACCGCTGGTCGACAAGGCCCTCGCGGCCCTGCCCGGCAGCGTGCCGGACATCCTCGCCGGCTCCTACCGGATGCACTGA
- a CDS encoding sugar phosphate isomerase/epimerase family protein, translating into MTRNPARTAEFTPAVDQATAGYRLPIDQLVPAAGRAGFPVLEVPAFALAQYRLRHGHTQLVRLLARHRLRVGQLSCGTGTPADLTVPPDRWPKALQAWQRSCRLAHAVGCPRLSVFVPRTATAGGSVVAARLGELAAVAGGNGLRVNVELHAPALLEEAGRIWQAAGCEGTGLLVDVAALALAGLDPVEHIACLPRGAVGWVHLADLADPVPEEGRPARVLPGQGRLPLADALDALATGGYTGPVAAEIPRAEPYTGDTASHLARTATALTSGPLARFFTPEGER; encoded by the coding sequence ATGACCAGGAATCCGGCCCGCACTGCGGAGTTCACGCCAGCAGTCGACCAGGCGACTGCCGGGTACCGGCTGCCGATCGACCAACTGGTCCCGGCTGCAGGGCGGGCCGGCTTCCCGGTGCTGGAGGTGCCTGCCTTCGCGCTGGCTCAGTACCGCTTGCGGCACGGGCACACCCAGCTGGTACGCCTGCTGGCCCGCCATCGCCTCCGGGTGGGGCAGCTCTCATGCGGCACCGGCACTCCCGCCGACCTCACTGTCCCGCCCGACCGATGGCCAAAGGCCCTTCAGGCGTGGCAGCGCTCGTGCCGCCTGGCCCATGCGGTCGGTTGCCCGCGGCTGTCGGTTTTCGTCCCCCGCACGGCGACCGCGGGCGGCTCGGTGGTGGCGGCCCGGCTCGGCGAGCTCGCCGCCGTGGCAGGAGGCAATGGCCTGCGGGTGAACGTCGAACTCCACGCGCCGGCCCTCCTTGAGGAGGCCGGACGGATCTGGCAGGCGGCTGGTTGCGAGGGCACCGGGCTGCTGGTGGATGTGGCGGCGCTCGCCCTTGCCGGGCTCGACCCGGTCGAGCACATCGCCTGCCTGCCCCGAGGCGCGGTCGGCTGGGTGCACCTCGCCGACCTCGCCGACCCCGTACCCGAGGAAGGCCGACCGGCACGCGTGCTGCCCGGCCAGGGCCGCCTGCCGCTCGCCGACGCCCTCGACGCACTGGCGACGGGCGGCTACACCGGGCCGGTGGCCGCCGAGATCCCCCGAGCCGAGCCGTACACCGGGGACACCGCCTCGCACCTGGCCCGGACCGCCACGGCTCTGACCAGCGGACCACTGGCCCGCTTCTTCACTCCGGAAGGTGAGCGATGA
- a CDS encoding phosphotransferase enzyme family protein — MTAQISAAVTLARDAFAIPAAGGVLLGGGATANQVVALTDGAGRRRWVLRGPRRDARPERLAFLLGFHQAARTRGLPVAAPRHTVDGQAWTYDAQGRPWLLLDYLPGRPLDVVTAELAELAAARLADLHRLPAQLGLTTVGPDPAWNAWLTLPEETWRACADVADGHHALLNAYRVHLDQLHEHAPELQQANSQVWGHGDFHGHNLLHHRGQITGVIDLDGVGRRPRITDLAYAALMLARTGSGDYRIKPHLLRAVLTGYQQHATAPLTPAEERTLCPAMVLSQLPDPAHLTALLRAGHDLGPALARPLAALRDLAAQRTLLVNLITESTAR; from the coding sequence ATGACGGCACAGATCAGCGCGGCGGTGACGCTGGCCCGCGACGCCTTCGCCATCCCGGCCGCCGGCGGCGTGCTGCTGGGCGGCGGGGCGACTGCCAACCAAGTCGTCGCGCTGACCGACGGCGCCGGACGTCGCCGGTGGGTGCTGCGCGGACCGCGGCGCGATGCCCGCCCCGAGCGGCTGGCCTTCCTGCTCGGCTTCCACCAGGCCGCCCGCACCCGGGGCCTGCCGGTCGCAGCGCCCAGGCACACGGTCGACGGACAGGCGTGGACCTACGACGCTCAGGGCCGGCCATGGCTGCTGCTGGACTACCTGCCCGGCCGCCCCCTGGACGTCGTGACCGCCGAGCTGGCCGAGCTGGCCGCCGCCCGGCTCGCGGACCTCCACCGCCTTCCCGCTCAACTCGGCCTCACCACGGTCGGCCCGGACCCCGCCTGGAACGCATGGCTGACCTTGCCAGAGGAGACCTGGCGGGCCTGTGCCGACGTGGCCGACGGGCACCACGCACTGCTGAACGCCTACCGGGTCCACCTGGACCAGCTCCACGAGCACGCCCCCGAGCTACAGCAGGCGAACAGTCAGGTGTGGGGGCACGGGGACTTCCACGGCCACAACCTGCTGCACCACCGCGGGCAGATCACGGGCGTGATCGACCTCGACGGCGTCGGCCGCCGCCCGAGGATCACGGACCTGGCGTACGCGGCGCTGATGCTCGCCCGCACCGGCAGCGGCGACTACCGGATCAAGCCCCACCTGCTCCGTGCCGTCCTGACCGGCTACCAGCAACACGCCACGGCACCGCTCACTCCAGCGGAGGAACGGACACTGTGCCCGGCCATGGTCCTCTCCCAACTCCCCGACCCCGCCCACCTGACCGCGCTGCTCCGTGCCGGACATGACCTCGGCCCCGCCCTGGCCCGGCCGCTGGCGGCGCTGCGCGACCTCGCCGCCCAGCGCACACTCCTGGTCAACCTGATCACCGAAAGCACGGCGCGGTGA
- a CDS encoding phosphotransferase family protein translates to MTLPALAADHPPIELARVAFTQLTGEHVERIAPLSRGWGHLSWTVRTASGRYLIKTGIRRPYQCDLYRQVAAQQLAAAGGVATPLVVAVGDGGGPLQRPCYVQTWIEGTDGATALARLDAGGTARFGRALGQAMAALHRIPGPRFAEDCAGTITYPSWQAACTARLQRLVSATEKAEALPAPILYAVADRLTALIDGLNGDITPRLTHRDAYLPNTLLLNDDPGTAALLDWEAAAFYDPVWDFVKLGMWVFDTHPQLRDPFLAGYTTHTALPEGFEERLTVYQGIEYLAAFPYFGAAWPDEGMLDGFRKLLAGWMDRHHLAGARP, encoded by the coding sequence ATGACCCTGCCGGCCCTGGCCGCCGACCACCCGCCCATCGAACTGGCCCGCGTGGCGTTCACCCAACTCACCGGGGAGCACGTGGAGCGCATCGCCCCGCTCTCACGTGGCTGGGGCCACCTGTCGTGGACCGTACGGACCGCCTCGGGCCGCTACCTGATCAAGACTGGGATTCGGCGCCCGTACCAGTGCGACCTGTACCGGCAGGTCGCCGCCCAGCAACTCGCCGCCGCCGGCGGAGTCGCCACGCCGCTTGTGGTCGCTGTGGGCGACGGCGGCGGCCCGCTCCAGCGCCCCTGCTACGTGCAGACCTGGATTGAGGGAACCGACGGAGCCACCGCACTGGCCCGTCTCGACGCCGGGGGGACCGCCCGGTTCGGCCGCGCCCTGGGACAGGCCATGGCTGCCCTGCACCGCATCCCGGGGCCCCGGTTCGCCGAGGACTGCGCCGGTACCATCACCTACCCCTCCTGGCAGGCCGCGTGCACCGCCCGCCTTCAGCGACTTGTCTCTGCGACCGAGAAGGCCGAAGCCCTCCCGGCGCCGATCCTCTACGCGGTCGCCGACCGGCTCACTGCGCTGATCGACGGTCTGAACGGCGACATCACGCCCCGGCTCACCCATCGCGACGCCTACCTGCCCAACACCCTTCTGCTGAACGACGATCCGGGCACCGCAGCGCTCCTGGACTGGGAAGCCGCCGCGTTCTACGACCCGGTGTGGGATTTCGTGAAGCTCGGCATGTGGGTCTTCGACACACACCCGCAGCTGCGCGACCCGTTCCTTGCCGGGTACACCACACATACCGCACTGCCGGAAGGTTTCGAGGAGCGACTGACGGTCTACCAGGGCATCGAATATCTCGCCGCTTTCCCCTACTTCGGGGCGGCCTGGCCCGATGAAGGCATGCTGGACGGCTTCCGCAAGCTGCTCGCCGGCTGGATGGACAGGCACCACCTGGCCGGGGCACGCCCGTGA
- a CDS encoding SDR family NAD(P)-dependent oxidoreductase — translation MTLVVGGSSGTGAAIVRRLHTDGHRILATYYQHPERADALAAGLDPARRRLAFVPADLADPDGPEDLVRQAVSRYGRLDSVVHCAADIDTTQLAELTAAGFDRVLHTNVTAAFLLLRAAAAQPAMRAAVVISSIAATFTGPDSAAYESSKAATSMLTRSLAAAYAPRVRINAVAPGAVETERSLADPGFPRAMLQGRIPLGRLAEPADVAAVAAFLLGPDAAYLTGQVITVDGGLSLKLT, via the coding sequence GTGACGCTCGTGGTCGGAGGCAGCAGCGGTACCGGCGCGGCCATCGTCCGCCGCCTGCACACCGACGGCCACCGCATCCTGGCCACCTACTACCAGCACCCCGAGCGCGCCGACGCGCTCGCCGCCGGACTCGACCCGGCCCGACGCCGTCTGGCCTTCGTGCCCGCGGACCTCGCCGACCCGGACGGGCCGGAGGACCTCGTCCGGCAGGCCGTGTCCCGTTACGGGCGCCTGGACTCGGTCGTGCACTGCGCCGCGGATATCGACACCACCCAGCTCGCCGAACTCACCGCGGCCGGCTTCGACAGGGTGCTCCATACCAACGTCACCGCGGCCTTCCTGCTGCTGCGGGCCGCCGCCGCACAGCCAGCCATGCGTGCGGCGGTGGTGATCTCCTCCATCGCCGCGACCTTCACCGGCCCGGACTCCGCCGCCTACGAATCCTCCAAGGCCGCCACCTCGATGCTGACCCGGTCGCTGGCCGCCGCGTACGCACCCCGAGTGAGGATCAACGCCGTCGCCCCCGGGGCGGTGGAGACCGAACGCTCGCTGGCCGACCCCGGATTCCCCCGCGCCATGCTGCAAGGTCGCATCCCCCTCGGCCGGCTCGCCGAACCTGCGGACGTCGCCGCCGTGGCCGCCTTCCTGCTCGGTCCGGACGCCGCCTACCTGACCGGGCAGGTCATCACCGTCGACGGCGGCCTGTCTCTGAAACTCACCTGA
- a CDS encoding aminotransferase class III-fold pyridoxal phosphate-dependent enzyme: MDELHPHGRAAAARLRQLVPAGAHAYSKAADQWPVTAPPLLARGQGAFAWDADGHRYTDWFAGLTCCPLGHAHPAVTAAVTRALQHGTAFQLPTTMELEAAETFLGLVAAGDDMVKFAKNGSDTVDGALKLARYATGRTLIAKCADHPFFSTGDWFIGTTAARGGTHPEPAARTLDFPYNDTAAIEHLFTTRGKDLAAIILEPVRFTPPDPAFFARLRQLCTQHGTVLIFDETVTGLKYHLGGARALTGVHPDLTCWGKGIGGGLPLSALTGRRGLMELGDHARPLPGRPPLLLLSTTHGSDTVALAAMVATVNEIAATDALARAHATGAELRHTVDAVLAEAGLSGHIRLTGYNCFLGIETTANDQVNAPRLKALFLTEAIRAGALVRGIFYPTAVHTTEHLELTTQAVRHAADVCARALDGHASASSLPAATRRPL; the protein is encoded by the coding sequence ATGGACGAACTCCACCCCCACGGCCGCGCGGCCGCCGCGCGCCTGCGCCAACTGGTCCCCGCCGGGGCCCACGCCTACAGCAAGGCCGCCGACCAGTGGCCCGTCACCGCCCCGCCCCTGCTCGCCCGCGGCCAGGGCGCCTTCGCGTGGGACGCCGACGGCCACCGCTACACCGACTGGTTCGCCGGACTCACCTGCTGCCCGCTCGGCCACGCCCACCCCGCCGTCACCGCTGCCGTCACCCGCGCCCTACAGCACGGCACCGCCTTCCAACTGCCCACCACCATGGAGCTGGAAGCAGCCGAGACCTTCCTCGGCCTGGTCGCGGCCGGCGACGACATGGTCAAATTCGCCAAAAACGGCTCCGACACCGTCGACGGGGCCCTCAAGCTCGCCCGCTACGCCACCGGCCGCACGCTGATCGCCAAATGCGCCGACCATCCGTTCTTCTCCACCGGCGACTGGTTCATCGGCACCACCGCCGCCCGCGGCGGCACCCACCCCGAGCCCGCTGCCCGCACCCTGGACTTCCCCTACAACGACACCGCCGCCATCGAGCACCTCTTCACCACCCGCGGCAAAGACCTCGCGGCGATCATCCTGGAGCCTGTCCGCTTCACCCCGCCAGACCCGGCGTTCTTCGCCCGGCTGCGGCAACTGTGCACCCAGCACGGAACCGTGCTCATCTTCGACGAGACCGTCACCGGCCTGAAGTACCACCTGGGCGGGGCCCGCGCCCTCACCGGCGTGCACCCGGACCTGACCTGCTGGGGCAAAGGCATCGGCGGCGGCCTGCCCCTGTCGGCGCTCACCGGCCGCCGCGGCCTGATGGAACTCGGCGACCACGCGCGCCCGCTCCCCGGCCGACCGCCGCTGCTCCTGCTGTCCACCACTCACGGCAGCGACACCGTGGCCCTGGCCGCCATGGTCGCCACCGTCAACGAGATCGCCGCCACCGACGCCCTCGCCCGCGCGCACGCCACCGGCGCCGAACTCCGCCACACCGTGGACGCGGTACTCGCGGAGGCGGGCCTGTCCGGGCACATCCGGCTGACCGGCTACAACTGCTTCCTCGGCATCGAGACCACCGCAAACGATCAGGTCAACGCGCCGCGGCTGAAGGCACTGTTCCTCACCGAGGCCATCCGCGCCGGGGCCCTTGTGCGGGGGATCTTCTACCCCACAGCCGTCCACACCACCGAACACCTGGAACTCACCACGCAAGCCGTACGACACGCCGCCGACGTCTGCGCCCGAGCCCTGGACGGCCACGCCTCGGCCTCCTCCCTGCCCGCCGCGACCCGCCGCCCCCTGTGA
- a CDS encoding NUDIX domain-containing protein, which translates to MSAERVDVAYALVRDAAGGRVLLVRNRDTWSLPGGRREAAETLAEAAVRETKEEAGVIVEAGPVVHVSERMDAAVHDVFTVFRADLLSGEPVAGGHDEDVVEAAWVPVEEASALMPWYRDGVAALLAATGAGYSTTRE; encoded by the coding sequence ATGTCTGCGGAGCGGGTCGATGTCGCATACGCCCTGGTGAGGGACGCGGCCGGAGGCCGGGTGCTGCTGGTGCGCAACAGGGACACCTGGAGCTTGCCCGGCGGACGGCGCGAGGCCGCGGAGACGCTGGCCGAGGCTGCGGTCCGTGAGACGAAAGAAGAGGCCGGGGTCATCGTCGAGGCCGGCCCGGTCGTCCACGTCAGCGAGCGCATGGACGCCGCGGTGCACGACGTGTTCACCGTCTTCCGCGCCGATTTGCTGTCCGGGGAGCCTGTGGCCGGGGGCCACGACGAGGACGTGGTGGAGGCAGCCTGGGTGCCGGTGGAGGAGGCCAGCGCACTCATGCCGTGGTACCGGGACGGCGTGGCCGCGCTGTTGGCAGCAACCGGCGCCGGGTACAGCACCACCCGCGAGTGA
- a CDS encoding DDE-type integrase/transposase/recombinase — translation MPESPHFVFGSSSQYSSTTPPARQPVPPARARTSRTWSRHFDFRRKYGPARLAAELERLHGITVAPATVHRILVRRGLNRLRDLDPPTGEDLRQVVRYEHEHPGDMLHVDVKKLGRIPAGGGWRMHGHGTDAARASKRTGPGTGKVGYTYLHTAIDDHSGLAYTEALDDERAVTATEFWSEQQEQAHTRESK, via the coding sequence ATGCCGGAGAGTCCGCACTTCGTCTTCGGGTCCTCGTCGCAGTACTCCTCGACCACTCCTCCCGCCCGGCAGCCAGTCCCACCCGCACGAGCGAGGACATCGCGGACCTGGTCGAGGCACTTCGACTTCAGACGAAAGTACGGGCCCGCCCGGCTCGCCGCCGAACTGGAGCGGCTGCACGGCATCACCGTGGCGCCGGCCACCGTGCACCGCATCCTCGTCCGGCGCGGCCTGAACAGGCTGCGTGACCTGGACCCACCGACCGGCGAGGACCTGCGCCAAGTCGTCCGCTACGAACACGAACACCCCGGCGACATGCTCCACGTCGACGTCAAGAAGCTGGGCCGCATCCCGGCTGGCGGCGGCTGGCGCATGCACGGCCACGGCACCGACGCCGCACGGGCTTCTAAGCGCACAGGTCCGGGCACAGGGAAGGTCGGCTACACCTACCTGCACACGGCGATCGATGACCATTCCGGGCTCGCCTACACGGAGGCCCTGGACGACGAACGCGCCGTGACTGCTACCGAGTTCTGGAGCGAGCAGCAGGAGCAGGCCCACACCCGAGAATCGAAATGA
- a CDS encoding 2'-5' RNA ligase family protein has product MESFFSAKRTWADGPYLHFIAVLNNPEYVAFTQAHHGLLAEYGDRVGTVPAQWLHWTVQGVHHRLGEDQVERAVQAVREAAQRSAPVTVTMGPVWPGASAVTVAMHPEKPLASINTLVRNAVSTEPGIRLRSAEDRFWPHSTLTYFRAPDVHDTEFNRRLRKIRPERVEISISRLLAVYMHQDLDLGYYTWTPIAEIPLGITEADAAAPEVRCGKSPTAATYRATPPWGEPEDEREIEVGKLVVQPPLSDSQARHESFVGAALDDSTYFEEGEPPLPAWPEPVTVSCKRPTGASVCGSTRLRARGAWNSPAVITCEYGHCWNDSVEMMREVIVAAVPRCDR; this is encoded by the coding sequence GTGGAGAGCTTCTTTTCCGCGAAACGGACGTGGGCTGACGGCCCTTACCTGCACTTCATCGCTGTGCTCAACAACCCGGAGTACGTGGCTTTCACACAGGCACACCATGGCCTGCTCGCCGAGTACGGCGATCGGGTCGGCACTGTGCCGGCGCAGTGGCTGCACTGGACAGTGCAAGGCGTCCACCACCGGCTCGGCGAGGACCAGGTAGAGCGCGCGGTGCAGGCCGTCAGGGAGGCGGCGCAGCGCTCAGCACCCGTGACTGTCACCATGGGCCCGGTGTGGCCGGGGGCGAGCGCCGTGACCGTCGCCATGCATCCCGAGAAGCCTCTCGCCAGCATCAACACCCTGGTGCGCAACGCGGTTTCGACGGAGCCCGGCATCCGACTGCGTTCAGCCGAAGACAGGTTCTGGCCGCACTCCACGCTCACTTACTTCCGAGCCCCGGACGTGCACGACACCGAATTCAACCGCCGGTTGCGGAAGATCAGACCTGAGCGCGTCGAGATCTCCATCAGCCGTCTCCTGGCTGTCTACATGCACCAGGACCTCGACCTCGGCTATTACACATGGACGCCGATCGCCGAGATCCCGCTCGGGATCACCGAGGCCGATGCGGCGGCGCCCGAGGTGAGGTGCGGGAAGAGCCCGACCGCGGCGACCTACCGCGCCACGCCGCCGTGGGGGGAGCCAGAAGACGAACGTGAGATCGAGGTCGGAAAGCTGGTTGTGCAACCGCCTCTGTCCGATTCACAGGCCCGGCACGAGTCGTTCGTAGGTGCCGCCCTCGACGACAGCACCTATTTCGAAGAGGGCGAGCCCCCGCTCCCTGCGTGGCCGGAACCCGTCACAGTCAGCTGCAAGCGTCCGACCGGCGCCAGTGTGTGCGGATCCACCAGGCTCCGCGCACGAGGTGCGTGGAACAGTCCGGCAGTCATCACCTGCGAGTACGGTCACTGCTGGAACGACTCCGTCGAGATGATGCGCGAAGTGATCGTCGCGGCCGTGCCCCGCTGTGACCGGTAG